ACCGGACCAGCAATTGAGAAAAGTGGCGACTTGGCAGCTATTTTAACTAATCTTGAGGATGGTGATATTTTATTTATTGATGAAATTCATCGTTTGAATAGAATTGTGGAGGAAATTTTATATTCAGCTATGGAAGATTTTGTTTTGGATATTGTAATTGGTAAAGGTCCCTCAGCAAAAACTTTAAGAATTGATTTACCGAAATTTACTTTGATTGGTGCAACTACAAAATTATCTAAATTGTCCTCCCCTCTTCGTGACCGCTTTGGTAATAGTTTTGCTTTGGAATTTTATGAGCATGAAGACATTGATGAAATAATAAAAAGATCAGCAAATATTCTAAAGGTTAATTTTATTGAGGATTGTTCCTTGTCTATTGCTGAGCGGGCTCGTAAAACTCCACGTATTGCCAATCGACTATTAAAAAGAATAAGAGATTATGCTGAAGTAAAAAATAGTGGCCAGATTGATTCACAAATTGTAGATAAAACTTTACAAATGTTGGATGTTGACGAATATGGATTAGATCAAATTGATCGCAAAATTTTATTAACGATTATAGAAAAATTTAACGGTGGCCCCGTCGGTTTAAATACTATTTCTGCCGCGACCTCTGAAGAAATGGAAGCTATTGAAGATGTTTATGAACCATATTTATTACAGTTGGGTTTTATTAATCGAACAAATCGTGGTAGAATAGTTACAGCAGATGCT
This region of Candidatus Falkowbacteria bacterium genomic DNA includes:
- the ruvB gene encoding Holliday junction branch migration DNA helicase RuvB produces the protein MSLQKPNMIDSNNDRIVSANLDSNENEFDQNLRPKDLKNFIGQNKIKNNLNIFMEAAKLRGEPIEHVLLFGPPGLGKTTLAHIIAGEMGANMRVTTGPAIEKSGDLAAILTNLEDGDILFIDEIHRLNRIVEEILYSAMEDFVLDIVIGKGPSAKTLRIDLPKFTLIGATTKLSKLSSPLRDRFGNSFALEFYEHEDIDEIIKRSANILKVNFIEDCSLSIAERARKTPRIANRLLKRIRDYAEVKNSGQIDSQIVDKTLQMLDVDEYGLDQIDRKILLTIIEKFNGGPVGLNTISAATSEEMEAIEDVYEPYLLQLGFINRTNRGRIVTADAYKHLNKKQTNIK